One segment of Panicum virgatum strain AP13 chromosome 1K, P.virgatum_v5, whole genome shotgun sequence DNA contains the following:
- the LOC120641207 gene encoding formin-like protein 16, with protein MAPRPRPLLLHLLLLLAALAPLAAAQTQRNILTTFPSVRTPAFATPPPAIVPPSAPPTTAPPSVPGSSPPAASSSVKRSDIAVAVVSTALSSFAVSGVAFFLFLRHGRKKELTPAGGNGYPDGRQEGAFAGKRPEREPRRPPRGGGGGGAGFGMVDENGLDAIYWREFEKDGDGRGRKSWRPPPRQQQQRVEMWPEPQQTSSPPSPPRRSRRNKIDQEPLIPVGSLDSASDVSLRPPSAGSSSSFSVAAAGSYAVSSVPRPSPPPAHAGPPSASPGLPPPPGRASPPPAPSIAAASAASPPPPPPKPAAASPPPPPPPRGPSPPPPPPPKGGPPPPPPKGGPPPPPPPKGPSPPPPPPPGGKKGGPPPPPPKGGASASSSRPPTAPGMPSGAGEQQAKLKPLHWDKVNVQATDHSMVWDKITAGSFNLDEGIIEALFGTAAANRKPKSADSKDSAESSAGLGRSNTPEQIFLLEPRKSHNISIILKSLTGGRDEIIDALRDGHAELSTEVLEKLSRLNISKEEESTILKFSGNPERLAPAEFFLLRLLLDVPNPFARVNALLFKVNYGAEIAQLKHSLRTLELASQELRNKGLFFKLLEAVLKAGNRMNAGTARGNAQAFNLTALRKLSDVKSTDGSTTLLHFVVEEVVRSEGKRLAINRNYSLRRSGSLARSGHEGGSSAAGQGPSREERQNEYMNLGLPIVGGLSTEFANVKRAAMVDYDAVVSECSILGSRLTDIKKLLETCTDDGFARGLRGFVKAAEQELKTLRGEQERVLELVQKTTEYYHAGATKDRNAHPLQLFVVVRDFLGMVDQACVDIKRKLQQQKKPPPTTSQSITAAVPAAASSTVAAVTKEATHAKSEPAQKPPEEEDSKRKRVMPRFPNLPAHFMKDSTDSDSSSDEE; from the exons ATGGCTCCGCGTCCgcgcccgctcctcctccacctcctcctcctcctcgccgccctcgccccGTTGGCCGCCGCTCAGACGCAGCGGAACATCCTGACGACCTTCCCCTCCGTCCGCACGCCGGCCttcgccaccccgccgccggcgatcgtACCCCCGTCCGCGCCCCCCACGACCGCGCCGCCCTCCGTCCCggggtcgtcgccgccggcggcttcgTCGTCCGTGAAGCGCAGCGACatcgcggtggcggtggtgagCACGGCGCTGAGCAGCTTCGCGGTCTCGGGGgtcgccttcttcctcttcctccgccacgggaggaagaaggagctgACGCCCGCGGGCGGGAATGGGTACCCCGACGGGCGGCAGGAGGGCGCCTTCGCGGGGAAGCGCCCGGAGAgggagccgcggcggccgccgcggggcgggggagggggaggggccgGCTTCGGCATGGTGGACGAGAACGGGCTCGACGCGATATACTGGAGGGAGTTCGAGAAGGACGGGGATGGCAGGGGCAGGAAGAGctggcggccgccgccccggcagcagcagcagcgggtggAGATGTGGCCGGAGCCCCAGCAgacgtcgtcgccgccgtccccgccgcgccGGTCCAGGAGGAACAAGATAGATCAGGAGCCGCTCATCCCGGTCGGCTCCCTGGACTCCGCGTCCGACGTGTCGCTGCGCCCGCCTAGCGCtggctccagctcatccttctccgtggccgccgccgggtcGTACGCCGTCAGCTCCGTGCCCCGCCCGTCTCCGCCGCCAGCCCACGCCGGCCCACCAAGCGCATCGCCggggctgccaccgccgcctggaAGAGCAAGCCCGCCACCTGCTCCATCCATCGCTGCTGCCTCAGCCGCGTCGCCTCCCCCGCCACCGCCAAAACCAGCAGCCGCGTCGCCACCCCCGCCTCCGCCACCTAGGGGCCCATCtccacccccacccccgccgcccAAGGGTggcccaccgccgccacctccgaaGGGCGGcccgcctccaccaccaccgcccaaaggcccatccccgccgccgccgccgccgccaggagggaagaaaggaggaccgcctccgccacctccgAAGGGAGGCGCATCGGCGTCCTCCTCGAGGCCGCCGACAGCGCCGGGCATGCCCTCCGGGGCCGGGGAGCAGCAGGCGAAGCTGAAACCGCTGCATTGGGACAAGGTCAATGTGCAGGCCACCGACCACTCCATGGTGTGGGACAAGATCACCGCCGGCTCATTCAA CTTGGACGAAGGCATCATCGAGGCTCTGTTCGGCACTGCAGCTGCAAACCGCAAGCCGAAATCTGCAGATTCCAAGGACTCCGCTGAATCCTCGGCTGGCCTTGGGCGCTCAAACACGCCGGAACAAATATTCCTGCTCGAGCCCCGCAAATCGCACAACATTTCCATCATCCTGAAGTCCCTCACTGGGGGGCGGGATGAAATCATCGACGCCCTCCGCGATGGGCACGCAGAACTCAGCACTGAGGTCCTGGAGAAGCTATCTCGGCTCAACATCTCCAAGGAAGAAGAATCCACCATTCTGAAGTTCTCTGGGAATCCCGAGAGGCTCGCCCCAGCTGAGTTCTtccttctgcgcctcctccttgACGTGCCCAACCCATTTGCTCGTGTCAATGCACTGCTTTTCAAGGTGAACTATGGCGCTGAGATTGCACAGCTCAAGCACTCGCTTCGGACCTTGGAATTAGCAAGCCAGGAGCTGAGGAACAAGGGTCTGTTCTTTAAGCTGCTCGAGGCTGTGCTCAAGGCAGGAAACAGGATGAATGCTGGAACAGCACGTGGCAACGCGCAGGCCTTCAACCTTACGGCGCTCCGCAAGCTCTCCGACGTGAAGAGCACTGATGGGAGCACCACGTTGCTGCACTTCGTCGTTGAGGAGGTCGTTCGCTCCGAGGGAAAGCGGCTTGCCATCAACCGCAACTACAGTCTCCGCCGCTCTGGCAGCCTCGCCAGGTCTGGCCACGAGGGCGGCAGTTCAGCAGCAGGCCAGGGCCCATCAAGGGAGGAGAGGCAAAATGAATACATGAACCTGGGGCTGCCAATTGTTGGAGGTCTCAGTACAGAGTTTGCCAACGTGAAGAGGGCGGCAATGGTGGACTACGATGCGGTTGTCAGCGAGTGCTCAATTTTGGGCAGCCGACTCACAGACATCAAGAAGCTTCTGGAGACCTGCACCGATGATGGATTCGCAAGAGGGTTGCGAGGATTTGTGAAGGCTGCAGAACAGGAGCTGAAGACACTGAGAGGAGAGCAAGAAAGAGTGCTTGAGCTGGTCCAGAAGACAACAGAGTACTACCATGCAGGCGCCACCAAGGACAGGAACGCGCATCCACTTCAGCTGTTCGTTGTGGTGAGGGATTTCTTGGGTATGGTTGATCAGGCATGTGTGGACATCAAGAGGAAattgcagcagcagaagaaacCACCACCAACGACATCACAATCAATTACAGCTGCTGTGCCCGCGGCGGCATCGTCGACGGTAGCAGCGGTGACAAAGGAAGCAACCCATGCTAAATCAGAACCAGCTCAGAAACCACCGGAAGAGGAAGACAGCAAAAGGAAGAGGGTCATGCCAAGATTTCCAAACCTGCCAGCGCACTTCATGAAGGATAGTACAGATTCTGATTCAAGTAGCGACGAGGAATAG